Below is a genomic region from Equus quagga isolate Etosha38 chromosome 17, UCLA_HA_Equagga_1.0, whole genome shotgun sequence.
TCTTACTGTTATTCAAAAAAACATTACTGATATAGCATATTACTGatataatattcaataaataaaatggttttcAAAACGTGATTTGTGCCCTCTGTTAACTATTAAAAATGCAGCCACTAAGATACTGggttgtggggtggggggcaggggagtgTGGTAGAGACTGTGATGCTCACAGGCACCACCACGTAATCTGCTCTTTATTGGCCGCTTGAGAAATAACATCACAGAAAATCTGTCCTTCCCACAGACCCATTCCAAGCTCAGCATTTGCCTCTTCCACATACTATAGCGTCTGGAATCCACATTTAAATGATGATTGGCAGTATCTTTAGGAACGGACCTGTCTACATGTTGGGAACTACTtgaattataattgtttttttaaggCTTACTTCAAGTGAGCTGACATTGCCATAGAGATCTTCTTAAATCAATTTTCAAAGCACCATTTGGTATAGAGGGTGGATAGGTCTGTATTTCAAATAAGAGACTATAGATACACAGGAGATAAGTGCATGGATCACATGGAAAATCAGCTGTGACTCTGGGGACTTTGTGGTAGAAACTGCTGGTTGTCTACCATAAtttgtcctcctctttttcatgATAATCACATTGTGGGTGGGTATCTGGCTGCCTAGCTGTGGACTATTTTTAGCACTCTTGCAATTAGATGTAACCTATGGCTAATTTCTCCCCAATAAGGGTGAGTGGACATGATGATTGTTGCATCTAGTGGAGAAACTTTAAGACACAGAGTGTGTCTCCTCTATTCTCTATACTCATCCTTCTTGCCCACTGTTACTCAATGTTGACCATGTAAATAATCAGAAAGCCCTAGATTGGGGGTGAACaaatggtctctgtcacaactactcaatgcTGTCATTGTAACACAAAAGCCACCTTAGACAACACATATAGCGTGACTGTGTTCTAGAAAACTCGatttatggacattgaaattttagttttataaaatgtttatgtgTCATGAAGTACTATTCtacttttgatttgttttcaatcatttaaaagtataaaaaccattcttagctcagaGGTCATTAAAAAGAAGGGCTGAGCTGGATTCAGCCTGCAGGCCTTAGTTTGCCAACGTCCTAGAGGATGTTGACCCTACAAGATGGAAGGAACTTGGATCCTTGAATGCCTTTGAGCAGAGCCACCCACCAACCTGGAGCACTCAACTTAGACTCTTgtaggaaagagaaaatcttcattCTTTAGCTACATTGTAATTAAGTCTCTCTTGTTATAGCAGACTAGTGTTTTACTTTAACTAATACTTAGTCCATGAGTCCTGACTACCCAGGCTACCACTCCATTCCATAGTCCTCATCACTCTCCTTCTAAAGAGCCAAGGCAAGGAAACTCAgtccccacctgcctcctcaCTGACCTTTCCAAGACTTGAGAGAAAAGGCTCTGCCCAGAGCGCCCTTCACCTCCTTGTTGCGAAGACTGTAGATGAGGGGGTTGAGCATTGGCGTGACAATGGAATAGAAGACAGACACCACTTTGTTAAAGTTTATAGAGGAGGCCAGTTTGGTCCGGACATACATAAAGAAAAGCGTGCCATAGAAGAGGCTCACAACAGTCAGGTGAGCCGCACAAGTGGAGAAGGCCTTCCAGCGCTCTGCAGCTGAGCGGATGTGCAGCAGGGTCCAGACAATGTTGCCATAGGACACAGCAATGACTGTAGAAGAGGCCAGGAGCACAGCCAGAGAGACCAGGAAGTCTACGGTCTCTTTCAGGGTGACATCTGAGCAAGACAAGGCTAGCAAGGGTGACGCATCACAGAAGAAGTGGTCAACAATATTGGGACCACAAAATGTCAGCTGGGACATAAGGTAGATGGGCAAAACAGGTGTGAGGAAGCCTACCAGCCAACAAGCAGCTGCCAGATGGATGCAGGTGCCCCAAGACACCAAGGCCCCATATCGGAGAGGCATAcaaatggccacatagcggtcataggccatggcaGCCAGTAGGAAACACTCAGTTGCCCCAAGGAAGGTGAAAATGAAGAGCTGAGACAGGCATCCAGCAAATGAGATATTCTTTCCCCCATCCACCCCAACTAAACCAGCCAGCATTTTAGGCACTGTGACTGAAGTGTACAAGATTTCAAGGCAGGACAAGTGTGTCAGGAAGAAATACATAGGTCTACGTAGCCGGTGGTCCAAGCCCACTACCAAGATGATGGCCAAGTTCTCCACCAAGGTGAACAGGTACATAGTGAGGAAgagtgaaaagaagaggagacGTGCCTCATGCACCCCAGCAAAGCCCACCATGACAAACTCTGTTACCTGGGTCCGGTTTGGGGTATGTGGCTGCATATGTGGGAGTGAGAGCTCAGTAGACTCATAGCCTCATAGATAATGACAGTTCAAAGCAAACCTGTAAGGATGTTGGATTGAAATATCTTTCActtcagaaaaggaaagggaagtcaAGACAATACCCCTACCCTCAAAGAATGTATAGTCTATGAAgggcaaaagaaaacagacaatttcaggacaaaatgaaaagtgcTGGATAGCAATAAGACAGGATATTATGGGAGGAAATAGTGGAGAAGCTCAACCGGTCTCGAGGAATCAGAGAaatcttcctggaggaagggctgTCTAAACTGgaacctgaaaaataaatataagttagTGAGATAAAAGATAGTTAAGTAAAGAGGATATAACAAGTATGAAATCCGAGACACCAGAGAGAACATGATGCATTTGGAAAATTTCAGGTAGATATAGTTTACCATGGAGGTTAAGAGCTTGGCTTTCTGATCAAGCAtatctagcttttttttttctggattggCACATGacctaacatatgttgccaatcttctttttttcttcttcttcttctccctaaaaccccccagtacatagttgtatattctagttgtgggtccttctggttgtgccgtgttggacactgcctcagcatggctgagcTCCCACTGACAACCAGCACGAGCATGCCAGCCAGGTGAATGAGCCACCTGAGAAATAAATTCTCTAGCCCCCTAGTCGAGCTGGCCCAGCAGACACCAGCCTTCCCTGGGAGACCCTTCCAAAATTGCAGATTCATGAGCTAAATAACTGATTGTTGTTActttaagccagtaagttttgGAGTAGCTTGTtaagcagcaatagataactgaaacaatTATGTACTGGTTCTGTAATCTTGGGTAAATTATTCAATATCTTTGATTCTTTGGAGGAAGAAATAGTGTTTTTCCCTATGGTCACAAATGCCtgaactggaatttgaatccaggtttgCCAGGATCTAAAACCCTTGCTCTTTCCCCTAAAAAATAAGCAGATTCCTTCTGGCTTCAACGTTCCATGATTTCTTGGCATTGAAAGCATGGAGAGATACAAAATCAGGAAATGATCAAAGTCTTCAGATTCCTTCATGTATCTTCACTGTGCCTAACTCCATTCTTCAACATCCCTATAACAGGCAGTCCGTAAACACTGGCTTCCTGACCAAATAATTGCATGGCAGCCCAGACACTTGCTTCTGCTGGCTCCAGGAAATTTCAGGGCACAATTCCTGCACACTTCTCCCCTTTGCAATTTGGCTTATAATGTAACAGCCTAGGAACAGTGCTCATCTTTCCTAGATGCCTTTCCTAACAGAGACACTCACTGCACATACATGCTGTAGAAGCCTGGCTTGACTTGCTGTGTTATAGACAGGTTGCACAGTACAGTTTTCTgaaatgttcattctttttcatagtcACTAAGAACATGAGAGTTAGAGTCAAGAAGATCTGGGATCAAGCCCTGGTTCTGCAATTTACTAGCTTAGTTGCCTCATCCATGAATTACTATTGTTTCTAAATCTTACTTGTCCTTCTAGCTGTCACTCAAGATTGATAATCCCAACTTCACTAGGAAGACTGCCTTCCCTCATTCATCCAAGCTTGTATGCATGCCAGGTCAACAAATGCACAGGGCACCTGCTCTGTATCAAGCCCCATGATGGATGCTGAGGGGCATCCTGGTACAGAACAGGTGCCCCCCAGCATCCACCATAGTACCTGGTACAAAGCAGGTATTGTCTTATAATAGTTTCAGTTTTCTGATCCATGTCTTAGAAAGAAGATGCCCAAATCTGAAGAAGTTTGTAATCAGGTCCAAAGAAGTTGAATTGAAAGAACCTGCTTTTATTATTCAACAGCTGAAGAAGTGGTAAAGAAGTGGGATATttctcacacacacccccacacacacagagtacaGATTCACGCTTCCCCTTCCTCCGTGTGGGGTAGCTGTTGGGAGTAGCTGCCCCACCAGAGGTGACAATCCCGCCCCCTTGCATCCGGACAGTGATGCATTTCACCATGGGCTGAAATATTTAAGAAGCGAATGTGCCTTTCCCACTATCTCTTTCCCCATTCACAGGCTGAATCAAGAAGATTTTGAAACCTCAGTGGTGGTGGAACCATGAGACCAAAGGAGCCTGGATCCTGAGGAAAGCTACTTATGCCTCCTAGAGCCAGGACCCaagaactttttctgtaaagggccagagagtaaatatattAGGTTTTGCAGGCCACATGAAATCTCTGTCACAAAGTCTTCTTTGGgctttttttgggtttttttccacaaCCCTCTAAAAATCTAAAACTCATTCTAAGCTCGTGGGCTATACAAAAAAAAGCTGCAAGTCAGACTTGGCCCACGGGCTGTAATTTGCCAATCCCTGTCTCAGACCCACACTGGACTGTTACATGAGCAAAAAAGAAGACTATCTTACTGTGTTAAGCTATACTGAACCTACCTGATGGACACACACACCACCCTGCCACCACCTAGCAGCCAAACCATCCCCAAACCATCTGCTGTCTCTTGATCTGCAGAGAAATGGGAGGGGACAACTGATACCCAGGAATGTATAGGTTGGAGACATGGGCAAATGCACCTGCCCAGAAGCCAAGCATCCCTCACTTTCATCTTTAATTAATAAAGTACAAGGGGGCCCTTTCTTGAATTCCAAATCAAAAGCCCAATATGTCAACTAAATGATGCTAAGGATCATTCAACCAGCTCTTCCTCTGCTGCCCAATATCCAGCTGCATTCTTTGAGAAACCCAAGAGATTAACTCATGCTGCCAAATGGATTGAATTGttatattgagaaaaatattcaaaaaatttaaatgaataaaaataattgaatggatGGCCTCCTACTTCATTTGCTAACGTATATGAATTCACTTtcattcattaaaagaaaaagagaatcccACAATTATCTGACCCTTGGCAAACTTTGAAACCAACAGCATTTTGAACCTGTTAATTTGTAATTTACTGCTTTGGCTTAACCAGACTTACACGCCTGCCACTTCCTCATTCCAACATTCATCAAGAAGCCCCGGGacgtcaggcactgtgctaggcaccaggCCTATAACAGTGAATGACTTAGGAGCCCTGCCCTGGAAGAGCCCACAGTCTTTCAGGGGAGAAAGAGTAGTATTCAAGTGCCACAGAAGGGGCGTGAGGAGTTAGTTATTGCATACGTGGGAGAACAGAGCAGGGGGCCAGAAATTTGGCCCAGAAGGAAGACAATACAGGTGAGATCAGGAAACAATTCCCCAATCAGAGCACAGTGTGCAGGGTGAGGGAGAAGTTAATCCCTGACTGACAAAACCAAGTTCAGCTGGAGGAGAGTGAGGCGTTCCCAGAAAGCCAGGGAAGAAAGGTGTGAAAGTGGCTAATAAGCCCAGATGAATCTGTGAGCAGAGATTGTGAGGTCCatagggaggcaggagggctAAGTGATCAAGACCATGGTCAGGCATTAGACTACCTGGTGTCTTCAAATCCTAGTCCCACCTCTTCCTAACTGAAATGCCATGAAAAAACCTAGATGGTGGGCGATGTCCAACCCAATGGAATGAATTTCTGATAGAATGATTTAAGTCACCAGAGATGAGTTAAACGAGGAGAACTTTCTGGTCAAGAGTGTTAGGATGGACTGAGCCTCACCTCAGAGTCTCAAATCCTACTCTTCATCCACCCCAGCTCCATGCATCATGTGTTGGTAGGCAGGTGAGCCTCCCTCTGAAAAAGGGAGAAGCGAGTAGTGTTTATTGAGCCCCTCCCAAGGGCTAGATTCCGCTGGGCTTATATCaccccatttaatcctcacaacagtgcTTGATCCTATGATCTATCCTTCATAGAGGTGTGATTTGTCCCAGGTTTCACGCAATtggaaaacaggctcagagacaATGAATAACTTGCATCAGATCAGAGAACTAGTACTCCGCAGAGATGGCATTCAAACCCCAGTGTATTGACACAAAAGCCCGTGCTTTCCCCCCACACCATGCCATCTCCCTCTGtcacttttttcatttcacagaatGACACACCTGCAACCTTGGCTGCCGGGCCTGCCTGTGAGGTTAATTTCTCTGAGGCTCACAGCCCCGCTAGAGGATCCCCACAGGCCCCGCAGGTCACCGTGAGGCTCCCAGACCTACTAACAGCATCAGCCTCCTCTCCAAGGTTGAGAGAACTTTATCAACCAAGTGTCACATAGGGAACAAGTGGCCAACAGGAGAGGGTCATGTATTTCAATCACTGAAAAGGGGAGAGGCCGCACAGGGACTTGGCCTAATTTGATGTCCTCAAAAGATAGTGCTCCCTTGGCTAAAATTTTCCCTAACAATGTGGAAAAACAGTTTGGGGCCCACACAGGGAAATGAAACCTTGGTTACTGTAGCTATTTGCTTGTGCAGCTATGTGCCAAGTCTGCTGAAAGAGGCTGGATTTCTCCCCGATTCAGTTCCCTCCACCAGGCCTCACCCCAAAGGTGAAGggaatttgaaaatgaatttagtAAGATCCAGACAATGATTTCAGAAAACCATCACCAAACCAAGGCGAGCTGGCAGTGGGCTGCGGGCCATGAGGCAGACAGGAGGCCCTAGGAGATGCCCAGGAGCGAAGCCCGGGGTCCTGCTCTTTGGTTCCCCTTTGCTCTCGCTCACCCCACGCCTGCTTCCCTGATCCCACTGCAACATGACAGCAATAGTGTTTCTCACTCTTCGGCATGCAGACGGCCCCCTGAGTTCACAGAACCATCTCTAGAATCAGAGGAGCTGAGTTTGACCGGCTTTGTCAGGCACTAGCTGTAATTTGgggaaagtcacttaatctcgttgagcctcaattttctcatctccaAATCGGGGGCATAATGCGTACATTTGCAGGACTGGTCTACGGGGTCAAAGGAAACAGCCATAAGTGAAAgttcagggcctttgctcttattgttccctctgcctttctgtgTGTCTTCCTCCTGCACTTCCTTCAATTCTCTGCATAAAGCCATCTTAACAGAGAGCCCCTTTCTGAGCACCTATCTGAAAATGCAACTCCCATCATTCTTTGACCCTCTTCTTGCATAGATATTTTTGTCACAGCCTCATTGTCATCTGTTAggtgtttatttgtttgtctacAATATCATACATACATGCAAACACACAAAAGTAAGCTCCTCGAAGACAGTGCCTTTTTCTGTTCATCACTGTGTTGTGAGTACCAAAAAGAGTCACTGGAATGTATTCTGCATGCAACAAATATattgacataattttaaaaaatggatacaTGCTTCAAGCATCATGCTGACCCAGCATGCTGTTTCCTTTCCACTCCCAGCTACCTGCTTcaaggaaacaggaaggaaaggaggcccACAAATACTTACAGAAGAGCCATCCAATTTGGGTGTCGATGTCCGTGCATCCTCCTGCCAATCAGCTCCCAGACTGaagatgctggtgaggatgaTGCCCTGTGTACCTGGAGTAGCCCACTCTCACTGGCCTTGTATGGGAAATAGGTTGAACtgatttttacatataatttctttttcttaagctactgattttaattttaaatttcctgaaaaACTGTACCATAACAGCTGTTTTCAAACTCTGCTCCACCAAGCCCTGGATTTCCTCAGTTGCCAGGTATTtgtgaaggcagaggaagggaccTAGCACGTGGGGCTCCCACGACCCTTGCTTCaaccagctagtaagtggcagagtccaGAGGAGAATACAGCCTAACCTGATGCCGGAGCCCACCATCTTTCCACCACAGCACCTCCCTGGGGGTTGGCATTCCTAAAACCAAATCTGATCAGCTAACTTAATACTTCTCTCGTTATTCCAGGGGCTTCAATACTGAGCAGGCATGAGCTCCTCCTCAAATCTGCTCATGTATGTGTCCTCATGAAGGTAAAAAATGGGAAATGgaagcataagaaaagaaatgggaagtCTCTCCAGTCATATGTGCAACAGAGACCCCAGTCCTGAGGCAAGCTGGAGAGCCCTCTATAGTAGGAAGGAACTGAGGTGGGAATCTAGCACTCGGAGCTTCTAGCTCCTAATATCTACAAAGGAATAATACTCACTCTGCCTGTCTCCCAGGATATTATGTGAATCAATGAGAAAACGGATATACAAGttctttgaaaactttaaagATACACTCCGGGAAGGCCATCTTATTATCTTGCTTCCATTGCTTATGAGCTATGTGATTACTGCAGAATTTCAATAAAGGAAAGACTGGGGGATGGCGTTCTCAGTGGGGCCCTGGGGATGGCCTTGAAGCTGCGCTTGAATAACAAGCAAATTGATTGTTTAGACTGTAGGCTTATTTGAGGGGGCTTTAGGGGGCAGATGTAGATGGAGGGAACTAACACCCCTTGGCACTCCTACTCCATGTGAGCTTAGGCAAGTCAATTGAATTCTGTGAGCCTCCATTTCCTAGCTTGAAAAATGGGTTGatatttaaaaccacaatgagtctGTAAAAGAggttttgaaagtaaaaaaacaTGAGATAACATATTGGGAAAACTCTGAAGAAAGGATTGGTTATACTGAAGTCAGCAATTCTTACTCTGGATCCTGTATCTCTGATCAATGACGTTCTTTCCACACACTGTATTTTGTGTGCTTTGCATATGTGCTTGTTAGTCAGTTACTTAGTTAGTTAGTTAGCATTGCTGTAAACTAGAAGCTAAATAGCCCCTATCCAGTGCTCAGAGGTCTCTAGAAGAGCCACTCACCTGCCCCCTGCTAATTCTCCGTCTCTTCTCTGTGTAGAACGCAAAGACCCAACATGCTCAGAATCTTGGGGCTGATGACAAACGCAGGTTATTGGATCTCATTGTGTAACAAGGACCCCAAATGCAAGGATCATAGTGTCTCTAAACCAAAGGGAGTTGGCAGAGATGCACCATCACCTgaactggaaaggaaagaaacagcgGTTGCAACTGGCTATAAAATGACTCCTACCCCACGTATGTGCCTCTAACATCCTAGGGATGACCCATGGGATCATGTCTCTACAGAGCTTTGAAGCATTCAGACgacaaaggaaagaagacaatAATCGTGGAAAACTCTTCCCCAAGGGTGTGCACAAGCTACATGGGAGTCCCACGTGTGTAGACTAGCTGGACAAGTGCCGGTGGAGCATGAGGAGCCAATCAAGGAAGATTCCAGGCCAGCTAGACACTTGGCCAAGGTCTCTGACTCTGAACCACTCTGGAATAGGATGAAATGAAATCTCAAGAGCTCCAGATTTATCAAGGATGCAATGAGGCCTTCCTCTGCTAGGGTGGGTCAGATATCCACCACTTAACCACCTGCCCTTTGTCCCTAGGCAGGGATAGCCTACAGTGATAGCAATGGACATTACTGATCAGCCACTCAGGGCCAAGCCATGTGCAATACAGATGTGAGATACCCAGCCTCAATCCTTAAGGAGCTGCAATCCCCTAGAGGCTGTGACTAAGGGTCACTTTTATCCTGAATGTAAATGTGCCCAGTTGCCTTCCTTCCAAAGAACTTCCTCCAGAGCATTTGATGATTATCTACAGGCTGAGTAATCTT
It encodes:
- the LOC124228607 gene encoding olfactory receptor 6Q1 encodes the protein MQPHTPNRTQVTEFVMVGFAGVHEARLLFFSLFLTMYLFTLVENLAIILVVGLDHRLRRPMYFFLTHLSCLEILYTSVTVPKMLAGLVGVDGGKNISFAGCLSQLFIFTFLGATECFLLAAMAYDRYVAICMPLRYGALVSWGTCIHLAAACWLVGFLTPVLPIYLMSQLTFCGPNIVDHFFCDASPLLALSCSDVTLKETVDFLVSLAVLLASSTVIAVSYGNIVWTLLHIRSAAERWKAFSTCAAHLTVVSLFYGTLFFMYVRTKLASSINFNKVVSVFYSIVTPMLNPLIYSLRNKEVKGALGRAFSLKSWKGQ